In Desulfonatronovibrio hydrogenovorans DSM 9292, the following proteins share a genomic window:
- the nusB gene encoding transcription antitermination factor NusB: MSDTGTKNTRPKAENTRRQQRTYAFQVLYALNFVSAESSLAATFNRFKESPAQDEETQGSFAWSLVRGVWDNLDELNRIIASYSRNWKIQRIARIELTIMRLAVYEMIYCPDIPLKVAINEAIELAKAFGDDNSRNFVNGILDAVAKDVRNGKFGTSKGF; the protein is encoded by the coding sequence GTGTCAGATACCGGCACTAAAAACACCAGGCCCAAGGCGGAAAATACCAGAAGACAGCAGCGCACTTACGCCTTTCAGGTCCTTTATGCCCTGAATTTCGTTTCAGCGGAAAGCTCACTGGCAGCCACCTTCAACAGGTTCAAGGAGAGTCCGGCCCAGGACGAAGAGACCCAGGGCTCCTTTGCCTGGTCCCTGGTCAGAGGAGTCTGGGATAATCTGGATGAACTCAACCGGATCATTGCTTCCTACTCCAGAAACTGGAAGATACAGCGCATAGCCAGGATAGAGCTGACCATCATGCGCCTGGCGGTTTATGAAATGATCTATTGTCCGGACATTCCCTTGAAAGTGGCCATAAACGAAGCTATCGAACTGGCCAAAGCCTTTGGGGATGACAATTCCAGGAACTTTGTCAATGGCATCCTGGATGCTGTGGCCAAGGACGTAAGAAATGGTAAATTTGGGACTAGTAAAGGATTTTAA
- the ribH gene encoding 6,7-dimethyl-8-ribityllumazine synthase — protein sequence MPHIKTIEGILDAKGLKIALVASRFNDFIVDKLVGGAVDYLVRHGISQEDLTLYKIPGAFEFPVIVKKLAMKKQYHGIVCLGAVIRGATPHFDFVASEATKGIAQTSLETGIPVGFGLLTTDTLEQAIERAGSKAGNKGVEAAAALLETIRVLEQVD from the coding sequence ATGCCGCACATTAAGACAATCGAAGGAATACTGGATGCCAAGGGCCTGAAAATCGCCCTGGTTGCTTCAAGGTTCAACGACTTCATCGTGGATAAGCTGGTTGGTGGAGCTGTTGACTATCTGGTCCGTCATGGAATCAGTCAGGAGGATCTGACCCTGTACAAAATCCCGGGCGCCTTTGAGTTTCCAGTGATAGTCAAGAAACTGGCCATGAAAAAGCAGTACCACGGCATTGTCTGCCTGGGTGCGGTCATCAGGGGAGCCACTCCCCACTTTGACTTCGTGGCTTCAGAAGCCACCAAAGGCATTGCCCAGACATCCCTTGAAACCGGCATTCCGGTCGGATTCGGTCTTTTGACCACCGACACCCTTGAACAGGCCATAGAACGGGCCGGGAGCAAAGCCGGGAATAAAGGGGTTGAAGCCGCAGCAGCCCTTTTAGAAACCATTCGCGTCCTGGAGCAGGTGGATTAA